In Polaribacter sp. L3A8, a genomic segment contains:
- a CDS encoding TolC family protein, whose translation MKNNNYIVQKVVLLLGSLFFALQGNSQELETYINKALENNPEIQKFELQYRIASEKVNEVNTLPNTEFSAGYFVLEPETRTGTQRFKVSAKQMLPWFGTITSRENYASSLADTKYEDIVIAKRKLMVSVSQSYYKLYVNKAKQAILVKNSKLLKTYETLALTSIEVGKASAVDVLRLQMRQNELEQLKLVLEQQYLAEQTAFNKLLNRENTIKIDVVDALIMPSEDFEINTKNLALHPELLKYDKLFQSVAQSELMNQKESHPSFGFGFDYININAGPDITFSEKGKDILMPTVSLSISLFNKKYKSKTKQNELQQQEIEAQKQERLNTLETLLDKAVTDRVSASITYRTQVKNIQQAKDAEDILIRSYETGTIDFNDVLDIQELQLKFQMNQIESIYNYYIQTTSINYLIQ comes from the coding sequence ATGAAAAATAATAATTATATCGTACAGAAAGTAGTCTTGCTTCTTGGTTCTTTATTCTTTGCTCTACAAGGAAATTCTCAAGAACTAGAAACTTACATTAATAAGGCTTTAGAAAATAATCCTGAAATTCAGAAATTCGAGTTACAGTATCGGATTGCTTCCGAAAAAGTAAATGAGGTAAACACCTTACCAAACACCGAATTTAGTGCAGGTTATTTTGTGTTAGAACCAGAAACACGAACAGGAACGCAACGTTTTAAAGTATCGGCAAAACAAATGTTGCCTTGGTTTGGAACCATTACTTCTCGTGAAAATTATGCGAGTTCTTTGGCAGATACCAAGTACGAAGACATTGTAATCGCCAAACGAAAACTGATGGTTTCCGTATCTCAATCGTATTATAAATTATATGTAAACAAAGCCAAACAAGCTATTTTAGTTAAAAACAGCAAACTGCTTAAAACTTATGAAACATTGGCATTAACATCGATTGAAGTCGGTAAAGCTTCTGCAGTAGATGTTTTAAGATTGCAAATGCGTCAGAATGAATTAGAACAACTCAAATTGGTTTTAGAACAACAGTATTTAGCAGAACAAACCGCTTTTAATAAGCTTTTAAATAGAGAAAATACTATTAAAATTGATGTTGTTGATGCGTTAATAATGCCTTCCGAAGATTTTGAAATCAATACTAAAAACCTTGCTTTGCATCCCGAATTGTTGAAATACGACAAACTGTTTCAATCTGTAGCACAATCCGAATTAATGAATCAAAAAGAAAGTCACCCTTCCTTTGGTTTTGGGTTCGATTATATCAATATTAATGCAGGACCTGACATCACTTTTAGTGAAAAAGGTAAAGATATTTTGATGCCAACTGTGTCGTTATCTATTTCGCTTTTTAATAAGAAATATAAATCGAAAACCAAGCAAAACGAGTTGCAACAACAAGAAATTGAAGCACAGAAACAAGAACGTTTAAATACTTTAGAAACGCTATTAGACAAGGCTGTAACCGATCGAGTTTCTGCAAGCATTACGTATAGAACACAAGTTAAAAATATACAGCAAGCCAAAGATGCAGAAGATATTTTAATTAGAAGTTATGAAACCGGAACCATTGATTTTAATGATGTTTTAGACATTCAAGAATTGCAATTAAAGTTTCAAATGAATCAGATTGAATCGATCTATAATTACTACATTCAAACAACAAGTATTAACTATTTAATTCAGTAA
- a CDS encoding efflux RND transporter permease subunit → MLNKIIKYLIENKIVSVLLLVLFIGWGTVNAPFNWDTGFLPSNPVAVDAIPDIGENQQIVFTKWDGRSPQDIENQITYPLTTTLLGIPGVKTIRSSSMFGFSSIYIIFEEDIEFYWSRSRILEKLNSLPSNLLPEGINPALGPDATGLGQIYWYTLEGRDTDGNVTGGWDLQELRSIQDYYVKYGLSSASGVSEVASIGGYVQEYQIDVNPELMRQYNIGLNQVVKAVKESNKDIGAQTLEINKVEYLVRGLGYVKSIEDIENAVVTSKDFTAIKIKDIAKVSLGPAARRGILDKEGAEVVGGVVVARYGANPMEVITNVKAQIEELKGGLPSKVLADGRTSQLTIVPFYDRSELIAETLDTLSEALTLEILITILVIIVMVFNLRASILISGLLPVAILMVFVTMKLFNVDANIVALSGIAIAIGTMVDVGVILAENMIRHLDEESEKWKVKSEKVKVESENERDNVIPTERGTSDEESYNNKLSINEVIYNATSEVSGAILTAVLTTIISFVPVFTMIGAEGKLFRPLAFTKTMALSASLVIALFIIPPFAAFLFRKTTLKNSFKYIVSGILIVAGIVIIISGFWLGTILVAFGILSLSSLYYNKTEINFSFFTFHFSLSKNFVNIIISSIAIVFLLAEYWRPLGFNRSIFINLIFVAIICFGILGIFSVFRKYYGQILQWALANKMLFLMVPITVLISGIYIMKNTGKEFMPSLNEGSFLLMPTSLPHAGVEENKRVLQQLDMAVATIPEIKTVVGKAGRTESSLDPAPLSMYENMIQYKSEYMRNSEGKRQRYKVNADGLFELKTNVIPTERGTSDEESHNLANNNKTKRFITSGTSVENAQLIEDNDGEFYRNWRPEIKNPDDIWKEIIKVTKLPGVTSAPKLQPIETRLIMLQTGMRAPMGIKVKGQDLKQIEAFGLQLESLLKQAEGVKVEAVFADRIVGKPYLLIDIDREKIARYGISIEDVQSILKVAIGGMALTQTVEGRERYDVRVRYPRELRGNPEDIKDIYIPVEKGNPVPLSELATIKYEQGPQVIKSEDTFLVGYVLFDKIDGFAEVDVVENAQALFQQKIDSGELTVPKGISYKFTGTYENQLRAEKTLAVVVPLALAIIFLILYFQFKSVTTSLMVFTGIAVAFAGGFIMIWLYGQDWFFNFSFFGENMRDLFNMKTINLSVAVWVGFIALFGIATDDGVVMATYLTQTFDREKPSDKMSIRVAALEAAKKRIRPCLMTTVTTILALLPVLTSTGKGSDIMIPMAIPIFGGMVIDITSYFIVPVLYSWREEVLLKRIMKKENRK, encoded by the coding sequence ATGCTAAATAAGATTATTAAATATTTAATAGAGAATAAAATCGTATCGGTTTTATTATTGGTCCTTTTTATTGGATGGGGAACTGTAAACGCTCCTTTTAATTGGGATACTGGCTTTTTACCAAGTAATCCTGTGGCTGTAGATGCCATTCCAGATATTGGCGAAAATCAACAAATTGTATTCACAAAATGGGATGGTCGTTCTCCACAAGATATTGAAAATCAAATAACCTATCCTTTAACAACCACTTTACTCGGTATTCCTGGAGTAAAAACCATTCGTAGTTCATCGATGTTTGGTTTCTCTAGTATTTACATCATTTTTGAAGAAGACATTGAGTTTTATTGGAGCAGAAGTCGAATTTTAGAAAAACTAAACTCCTTACCTAGCAATTTATTACCAGAAGGAATAAATCCTGCTTTAGGGCCAGATGCTACAGGTTTAGGACAGATTTATTGGTATACTTTAGAAGGACGTGATACCGACGGAAACGTTACTGGTGGTTGGGATTTACAAGAATTACGCAGCATACAAGATTACTATGTAAAATACGGTTTATCCTCTGCAAGTGGTGTATCCGAAGTGGCTTCTATTGGTGGTTATGTACAAGAATATCAAATTGATGTGAACCCAGAATTGATGCGTCAATACAACATTGGATTGAATCAAGTTGTAAAAGCGGTTAAAGAAAGCAATAAAGATATTGGAGCACAGACTTTAGAAATTAATAAAGTTGAATATCTAGTTCGTGGTTTAGGCTATGTAAAATCGATTGAAGATATAGAAAATGCAGTCGTTACTTCTAAAGACTTTACGGCTATTAAAATTAAAGACATTGCTAAAGTTTCTTTAGGTCCTGCCGCTAGACGCGGGATACTAGACAAAGAAGGCGCAGAAGTTGTTGGTGGTGTTGTAGTGGCAAGATATGGCGCAAACCCTATGGAAGTCATCACGAATGTAAAAGCCCAAATAGAAGAATTAAAAGGTGGTTTACCTTCTAAAGTTTTAGCAGACGGACGCACCTCTCAATTAACAATCGTTCCTTTTTATGACCGATCAGAATTAATTGCAGAAACTTTAGACACACTTAGTGAAGCATTGACTCTTGAAATATTAATTACCATTTTGGTGATTATTGTGATGGTCTTTAATTTAAGAGCTTCTATTTTAATTTCTGGCTTGTTACCTGTGGCTATTTTAATGGTGTTTGTAACCATGAAACTCTTTAATGTGGATGCCAATATTGTGGCATTATCTGGTATTGCCATCGCTATTGGAACCATGGTTGATGTTGGCGTCATACTCGCCGAAAATATGATTCGCCATCTCGATGAGGAAAGTGAAAAGTGGAAAGTGAAGAGTGAAAAGGTAAAAGTGGAAAGTGAAAATGAACGAGATAATGTTATTCCGACAGAGCGAGGTACGAGCGACGAGGAATCTTATAACAACAAACTATCCATAAACGAAGTTATTTACAACGCTACTTCAGAAGTTTCTGGCGCTATTTTAACTGCTGTTTTAACAACTATTATCAGTTTTGTGCCTGTATTTACAATGATTGGTGCCGAGGGTAAATTGTTTAGACCTTTGGCGTTTACAAAAACAATGGCGTTATCAGCTTCTTTAGTGATTGCTTTGTTTATAATTCCTCCATTTGCTGCTTTTTTATTCCGTAAAACAACGCTAAAAAACTCATTTAAATACATTGTAAGTGGTATTTTAATTGTTGCAGGAATTGTAATTATTATCAGCGGATTTTGGTTAGGAACTATTTTAGTCGCCTTCGGAATTTTGTCTTTATCGAGTTTGTATTATAATAAAACTGAAATTAACTTTTCTTTTTTCACTTTTCATTTTTCGCTTTCTAAAAACTTTGTAAATATCATTATTTCATCAATTGCCATTGTATTTCTCTTAGCCGAATATTGGAGACCTTTAGGTTTTAATCGCAGCATCTTTATCAACCTTATTTTTGTAGCTATTATTTGCTTCGGAATTTTAGGAATATTCTCTGTTTTTAGAAAATATTACGGACAAATTTTACAATGGGCTTTGGCCAACAAAATGTTGTTTTTAATGGTTCCAATAACAGTTCTTATTTCTGGAATATACATTATGAAAAACACAGGAAAAGAATTTATGCCTTCTTTAAATGAAGGTTCTTTCCTACTAATGCCTACTTCTCTTCCGCATGCTGGAGTTGAAGAAAACAAACGTGTGTTACAGCAATTAGATATGGCGGTTGCTACCATTCCAGAAATTAAAACAGTGGTTGGTAAAGCTGGTAGAACAGAATCTTCTTTAGATCCTGCTCCTTTGTCGATGTATGAAAACATGATTCAGTATAAATCGGAATACATGCGTAATTCCGAAGGAAAAAGACAACGTTATAAAGTGAATGCCGATGGTTTGTTTGAGTTAAAAACGAATGTCATTCCGACAGAGCGAGGAACGAGCGACGAGGAATCTCATAATCTTGCTAATAACAACAAAACAAAACGTTTTATTACTTCAGGAACATCCGTTGAAAACGCTCAATTAATAGAAGACAACGACGGAGAATTCTATAGAAACTGGCGACCAGAAATTAAAAATCCAGATGATATTTGGAAAGAAATCATTAAAGTTACCAAGTTACCTGGTGTTACTTCTGCACCGAAATTACAGCCCATAGAAACGCGATTGATAATGTTACAAACAGGTATGCGTGCACCCATGGGAATTAAAGTAAAAGGACAAGATTTAAAACAAATTGAAGCTTTTGGGTTGCAATTAGAAAGTCTTTTAAAACAAGCTGAAGGTGTTAAAGTAGAAGCTGTTTTTGCGGATAGAATTGTTGGGAAACCTTATTTATTAATTGATATTGATAGAGAAAAAATAGCACGCTATGGCATTTCTATAGAGGATGTACAAAGTATACTAAAAGTTGCTATTGGTGGTATGGCTTTAACTCAAACGGTTGAAGGCCGAGAACGTTACGACGTTCGCGTACGTTATCCTAGAGAATTACGTGGCAATCCAGAAGATATCAAAGACATTTATATTCCTGTAGAAAAAGGGAATCCTGTGCCATTAAGTGAATTAGCAACTATTAAATATGAACAAGGTCCGCAAGTGATTAAAAGTGAAGATACTTTTTTAGTGGGTTATGTTTTGTTTGATAAAATAGATGGTTTTGCAGAAGTAGATGTGGTAGAAAATGCGCAAGCTTTATTTCAACAAAAAATAGATTCAGGGGAATTAACGGTTCCTAAAGGCATCAGTTATAAATTTACGGGTACTTATGAGAACCAATTGCGAGCAGAAAAAACACTAGCAGTTGTTGTGCCTTTAGCATTGGCTATTATTTTCTTGATACTGTATTTTCAGTTTAAATCGGTAACCACTTCTTTAATGGTATTTACCGGAATTGCAGTTGCATTTGCCGGTGGTTTTATTATGATTTGGTTATACGGACAAGATTGGTTCTTCAATTTCAGTTTCTTTGGCGAGAATATGCGAGATCTTTTCAATATGAAAACCATCAATTTAAGTGTGGCCGTTTGGGTTGGTTTTATTGCCTTATTTGGAATTGCAACAGACGACGGAGTTGTCATGGCAACCTATTTAACGCAAACTTTTGATCGTGAAAAACCATCAGATAAAATGAGCATTAGAGTTGCTGCTTTAGAGGCTGCTAAGAAACGTATTCGTCCGTGTTTAATGACAACTGTAACTACTATTTTGGCATTATTACCTGTTTTAACATCCACAGGAAAAGGAAGCGATATTATGATTCCGATGGCAATACCGATTTTTGGAGGAATGGTTATTGACATTACCTCCTACTTTATCGTGCCGGTTTTATATAGCTGGAGAGAAGAGGTTCTTTTAAAAAGAATAATGAAAAAAGAGAATAGAAAATAG
- a CDS encoding helix-turn-helix domain-containing protein has product MGHTLLIKNMVCARCKSTIIELLERHGLDIESIELGKVVVKQELKNNYDAIKNRLKDLGFELIEDEVKVLIERVKLTVIQCISENNSHHIISKITKEIGKNDSAISKLFSKSEGITLEKYIINLKIEKVKEYIQLNQLNQLNFSEIAYNLNYNTSSHLAKQFKSVTGMSMSEYKKSQDWDRKELDQIV; this is encoded by the coding sequence ATGGGACATACATTACTTATAAAAAATATGGTTTGTGCCAGATGTAAATCAACTATTATAGAATTATTGGAGCGTCATGGTTTAGATATTGAATCCATCGAATTAGGAAAAGTGGTTGTAAAACAAGAGTTGAAAAATAATTATGATGCGATTAAAAATAGACTTAAAGATTTAGGTTTCGAATTGATTGAAGATGAAGTTAAAGTTTTAATAGAGCGAGTTAAACTAACTGTAATTCAATGTATTTCAGAAAACAATTCTCATCATATTATTTCAAAAATAACAAAAGAGATTGGCAAGAATGATTCGGCTATAAGTAAACTTTTTAGCAAATCGGAAGGGATTACACTAGAAAAATACATCATCAATTTAAAAATTGAAAAGGTAAAAGAATACATTCAATTAAATCAATTAAATCAATTAAACTTTTCTGAAATAGCATACAACCTCAATTATAATACTAGTAGTCATTTAGCAAAACAGTTTAAATCGGTAACAGGAATGTCTATGTCTGAATATAAAAAATCACAAGATTGGGACCGGAAAGAATTAGACCAAATTGTATAA
- a CDS encoding CBU_0592 family membrane protein, producing MLQSQLLIKIKRNEIVIDVLGWSGSGFLILAYGLTLVENNKYVNYSKYLNLFGALLISINCYYYNAIPSFVSNLIWSVMATFTLYRTKRKERSFNHHKVI from the coding sequence ATGTTACAATCACAATTATTGATAAAAATTAAAAGAAATGAAATTGTAATTGATGTATTAGGATGGTCTGGATCGGGCTTTTTAATTCTTGCTTACGGGTTAACACTCGTAGAAAACAATAAATATGTAAATTATTCTAAATATTTAAATTTATTTGGAGCCCTTTTAATATCCATTAATTGTTATTATTATAACGCCATACCGTCTTTTGTTTCTAATTTAATATGGAGTGTAATGGCAACCTTTACTTTATACAGAACCAAAAGAAAAGAGCGTAGTTTTAATCATCATAAAGTAATTTAG
- a CDS encoding monovalent cation:proton antiporter-2 (CPA2) family protein, with amino-acid sequence MTGSLLFQAIIFLAGAIICVSIAKRFGLSSVIGYLLAGVLIGPYVLGFIGNEGEDILHFAEFGVVMMLFLIGLEIEPKNFWKMRKTIVGMGGIQVGGTMLLSYFLFTLLGFEWKVALVISMAVALSSTAIAMQTIKEKGLMKTNFGTSSFSILLFQDIIVIFMLGFIPLLANTDANVSTEAHSESANLLDQLPMGLQTLAIILSVVLIIVAGNYLIVPMLRKVAKTGVRELLIAAAFLIVFGISFLMEFVGISPALGAFLGGVVLSNSEFKHELESTLEPFKNLLLGLFFMAVGASINFLVIANNPLKIGGILIAIIIIKALVLFITGRIFNLKLDQKLLLTFSLAQIGEFAFVLLSFASGLHILEQDQMDMMLVITALSMSITPIIGIINERFVLPKIGTKESVKRPMDHIAKSQKIILVGFGHFGSTIGRFLRSHGVEATILDHDSNRVDFLRKMGFEVYYGDATRLDLLESAGIAEAKIVICATNKLSVSKAIGKIIKDKYPHVELMIRTKNRYDAYELLNLGNENVYRESLETSLTLAKDVLSKMGFRKYTISRQVKNFIKYDEDSLRRLASEPKQDGNYIFKAKKELEQQEKFLNEDFKRGIVEYDKHWDSELIRKTLKDVK; translated from the coding sequence ATGACAGGAAGTTTACTTTTTCAAGCCATTATATTTTTAGCAGGAGCCATTATTTGTGTTTCTATAGCAAAACGATTCGGACTAAGTTCTGTGATTGGCTATTTATTAGCGGGTGTTTTAATAGGTCCTTATGTTCTAGGATTTATAGGAAATGAAGGGGAAGATATTTTACACTTTGCAGAATTTGGAGTGGTAATGATGCTTTTCTTAATAGGATTAGAAATTGAACCCAAAAATTTCTGGAAAATGCGAAAAACCATTGTAGGTATGGGAGGTATACAAGTAGGTGGCACCATGTTACTCTCTTATTTTTTGTTTACGCTATTGGGGTTTGAGTGGAAAGTAGCTTTGGTAATTTCTATGGCTGTTGCCTTATCATCTACAGCCATTGCTATGCAAACGATAAAAGAAAAAGGATTAATGAAAACAAACTTTGGTACGTCTTCATTTTCTATTTTATTGTTTCAAGATATTATTGTTATTTTCATGTTAGGCTTTATTCCGCTTTTAGCCAATACAGATGCAAATGTATCCACAGAAGCACATAGTGAAAGTGCTAATTTATTAGATCAACTTCCAATGGGGTTACAAACCTTGGCTATTATTTTATCCGTAGTTTTAATTATAGTCGCGGGTAACTATCTAATTGTACCTATGTTACGTAAAGTGGCAAAAACAGGCGTACGAGAACTATTAATTGCTGCGGCTTTTTTAATTGTATTCGGAATTTCATTTTTAATGGAATTTGTAGGGATAAGTCCTGCTTTAGGAGCTTTCTTAGGAGGTGTTGTATTATCTAACAGTGAATTTAAACACGAATTAGAAAGTACATTAGAACCTTTTAAAAATTTACTTTTAGGGTTGTTTTTTATGGCTGTAGGTGCTTCTATTAACTTTCTTGTAATTGCAAATAATCCGTTAAAAATAGGCGGAATTTTAATTGCCATTATTATCATAAAAGCCCTTGTTTTATTTATTACAGGACGCATTTTTAACTTAAAATTAGATCAAAAATTGTTACTTACATTTAGTTTGGCTCAAATTGGTGAATTTGCATTTGTATTACTTTCATTTGCCTCTGGACTCCATATTTTAGAGCAAGATCAAATGGATATGATGTTGGTAATAACGGCACTAAGTATGTCTATAACACCAATTATTGGTATTATTAATGAACGTTTTGTTCTACCAAAAATAGGTACCAAAGAATCTGTAAAAAGACCGATGGATCATATTGCAAAATCTCAAAAAATTATATTGGTTGGTTTTGGGCACTTTGGAAGTACTATTGGACGTTTTTTACGTTCGCATGGGGTAGAAGCTACCATTTTAGATCACGATTCTAATCGTGTAGATTTTCTTAGAAAAATGGGCTTTGAAGTGTATTATGGTGATGCAACTCGTCTCGATTTATTAGAATCTGCAGGTATTGCAGAAGCCAAAATTGTTATTTGTGCCACCAATAAACTGTCTGTTTCTAAAGCGATTGGTAAAATAATTAAAGATAAATATCCACATGTAGAATTAATGATTCGTACAAAAAACAGGTACGATGCGTATGAATTATTGAATCTTGGTAATGAAAATGTATATAGAGAATCTTTAGAAACTTCGTTAACTTTAGCAAAAGATGTGCTGAGTAAAATGGGCTTTAGAAAATATACCATTAGCAGGCAAGTTAAAAACTTTATCAAATACGATGAGGATAGTTTAAGGCGTTTAGCTTCTGAACCGAAACAAGATGGTAATTATATTTTTAAAGCCAAAAAGGAATTAGAACAGCAAGAAAAATTCTTAAATGAAGATTTTAAAAGAGGTATTGTAGAATACGACAAGCATTGGGATAGTGAATTGATTCGAAAAACTTTAAAGGATGTAAAATAA
- a CDS encoding HYC_CC_PP family protein codes for MKQVFHKIMSFVMAIVVLFSTMSFTLSMHYCGETLVETAMFHKAEGCGMEMQKPATEDCVITKKDCCNDEQVVVEGQDELQLQTDTISFEQQLFIASFVYTYINLFEGLENNVSSYEAYQPPLIDKQLFKLDETYLI; via the coding sequence ATGAAACAAGTATTCCATAAAATAATGTCTTTTGTTATGGCAATTGTAGTGTTATTCTCTACAATGTCTTTCACTTTAAGCATGCATTATTGTGGCGAAACTTTAGTAGAAACTGCTATGTTTCATAAAGCAGAAGGTTGCGGTATGGAAATGCAAAAACCTGCCACTGAAGATTGTGTAATTACAAAAAAGGATTGCTGTAATGATGAGCAAGTAGTTGTGGAAGGTCAAGATGAATTACAACTTCAAACAGACACTATTTCTTTTGAACAACAACTTTTTATTGCATCATTTGTTTATACATATATCAACCTTTTTGAAGGTTTAGAAAACAATGTATCTTCATACGAAGCCTATCAACCACCTCTCATAGACAAGCAACTCTTTAAGCTTGACGAGACGTATTTAATCTGA
- a CDS encoding NAD(P)H-dependent oxidoreductase, with product MKKILILFSHPKFEKSRANTILVDQIKDKEGVTFVDLYERYPDFHIDVAKEKELLKEHDVIIWHHPFYWFSCPPLMKQWIDMVLEFGWAYGPDANALQDKICLNVITTGGSKEVYCSKGTNSFTVNQFLRPFEQTANSCGMSYLPPFAVMGTHNLNKEALADYANQYSKLIDLLQQGFTIENCMDRTFLNDIPALKTS from the coding sequence ATGAAAAAAATATTAATTCTGTTTTCACATCCGAAGTTTGAAAAATCGAGAGCCAACACCATTTTGGTAGATCAAATTAAAGATAAAGAAGGAGTAACCTTTGTTGATTTATATGAACGTTACCCAGATTTTCATATTGATGTAGCTAAAGAGAAAGAATTATTAAAAGAGCATGATGTTATTATTTGGCATCATCCTTTTTACTGGTTTAGTTGTCCGCCTTTAATGAAACAGTGGATTGATATGGTTTTAGAATTTGGTTGGGCTTATGGGCCAGATGCCAATGCCTTGCAAGATAAAATTTGCTTAAATGTAATTACCACTGGTGGCTCTAAAGAAGTTTATTGTTCTAAAGGAACCAATAGTTTTACCGTAAATCAGTTTTTAAGACCTTTTGAGCAAACCGCAAACTCTTGTGGTATGAGTTATTTACCGCCATTTGCAGTTATGGGAACTCATAACTTAAATAAGGAAGCTTTGGCAGACTATGCAAATCAATATAGTAAGTTAATAGATTTATTACAGCAAGGTTTTACTATAGAAAACTGTATGGATCGTACTTTTTTAAATGATATTCCAGCACTAAAAACATCATAA